A stretch of the Myxococcaceae bacterium JPH2 genome encodes the following:
- a CDS encoding TolC family protein — translation MKRAAMLSLALLAGGCASMQKERGHQEVAALVEARTGLKTRWDQGTPEDAEVSRHLDTLLGEPLTSDRAVEVALLNNPALQQTYEELGVSQADMVQAGLLSNPVLSGSVGVPIGNLGVTEHEFSLVQEFVDIFTLPLRKRVAKEQFIADTLRVAHEALSTAAEVRKAFREFQARRQLVELRREVLLAAEVSAEFAARQREAGNITELELATEQATAEQSRLDLSQEELTLVEDREHLNRLMGLWGPRIQWTLSESLPELPAKEAPLEHLETTAIKQRLDIDAARKQASLMWNALELAKTTRWFGRVEVGVHTHRDSDGPRLFGPTLSLELPIFDQRQGLIGKLEAQYRQSERRLTELSVNARSEVRAARARLQSLRMQAEHYRTTVLPLRDKVIAQSQLQYNAMQIGLTPLLTAKKEQVESYRGYLETVRDYWMARAELEQLLGGRLPGSTEPPPSPAPPPAPAAPEHSHEHSHP, via the coding sequence GTGAAGAGAGCCGCGATGCTGTCCCTCGCGCTGCTCGCGGGGGGCTGCGCCTCGATGCAGAAGGAGCGAGGCCACCAGGAAGTGGCCGCGCTCGTCGAGGCGCGAACGGGACTGAAGACCCGGTGGGATCAAGGCACCCCCGAGGACGCGGAAGTCTCAAGACACCTCGACACGCTGCTCGGGGAGCCGCTCACCTCGGACCGCGCGGTGGAGGTGGCCCTGCTCAACAACCCCGCGCTCCAGCAGACCTACGAGGAGCTGGGCGTGTCGCAGGCGGACATGGTGCAGGCGGGCCTGCTCAGCAACCCGGTGCTCAGCGGAAGCGTCGGAGTGCCCATCGGAAACCTGGGAGTCACCGAGCACGAGTTCTCGCTCGTGCAGGAGTTCGTGGACATCTTCACCCTGCCGCTGCGCAAGCGCGTCGCGAAGGAGCAGTTCATCGCGGACACGCTGCGCGTGGCGCACGAAGCGCTCTCGACGGCGGCGGAGGTGCGCAAGGCGTTCCGTGAGTTCCAGGCGCGCCGGCAGTTGGTCGAGCTGCGCCGCGAAGTCCTCCTGGCGGCGGAGGTATCCGCCGAGTTCGCCGCGCGCCAGCGCGAAGCCGGCAACATCACCGAGCTGGAGCTGGCCACCGAGCAGGCCACGGCCGAGCAATCGAGGCTCGACCTCTCGCAGGAGGAGCTGACCCTGGTCGAGGACCGGGAGCACCTCAATCGCCTGATGGGGCTCTGGGGCCCGCGAATCCAGTGGACCCTCTCCGAGTCTCTCCCCGAGCTGCCCGCGAAGGAAGCCCCGCTGGAGCACCTGGAGACCACCGCCATCAAACAGCGCCTGGACATCGACGCGGCCCGCAAGCAGGCGTCGTTGATGTGGAACGCGCTGGAGCTGGCGAAGACGACGCGGTGGTTCGGCCGAGTCGAAGTCGGGGTGCACACGCACCGGGACTCGGATGGGCCAAGGCTGTTCGGCCCGACGCTGTCGCTGGAGCTGCCCATCTTCGACCAGCGACAGGGATTGATTGGAAAGCTGGAGGCGCAGTATCGGCAGAGCGAGCGAAGGCTGACGGAGCTCTCCGTCAACGCGCGCTCCGAAGTGCGAGCCGCGAGGGCCCGCTTGCAGTCCCTGCGAATGCAAGCCGAGCACTACCGGACGACGGTGTTGCCCTTGCGAGACAAGGTCATCGCGCAGTCGCAACTCCAGTACAACGCGATGCAGATTGGCCTGACACCGTTGCTCACCGCGAAGAAGGAGCAGGTGGAGTCCTACCGAGGCTATCTCGAAACCGTCCGCGACTACTGGATGGCCCGAGCGGAGCTGGAGCAGTTGCTGGGAGGCCGACTCCCCGGCTCCACCGAGCCGCCTCCGTCCCCCGCCCCGCCCCCAGCCCCCGCCGCGCCAGAGCATTCCCATGAGCACTCGCATCCCTGA
- a CDS encoding copper oxidase: protein MREPTDPAEPLQASDAVASIDPSATSEAVPVVEAAAPQGFGALTRRGILSTAGAALAGGALLLRGARAEAQPASPSRPEAPKRASYAGAPPGMPHRDYQPVVVPNGTTLPWKLVDGVKVFHLVAEEVEHEFAPGLKALCWGYNGQVHGPTIEVVEGDRVRFYVTNRLSAPTTVHWHGILLPSGMDGVGGLNQKPIDPGETFRYEFTFRQSGMGMYHSHHDEMTQIAMGMVGLIVIHPRHPTGPKVDKDFALMLHEWRIDAGTRRPNPNEMTDFNMLTLNAKAFPATAPLVVRKGERVRIRLGNLGPMDHHPIHLHGYHFRVTETDAGRIPESAQWPETTVLVPVGSTRTVEFVADVPGDWAMHCHMTHHVMNQMGHAFPNVIGMKPGGLDAKVRKLLPGYMTMGQAGMGDMGEMGMPVPENSIPMSGGEGKHGYITMGGMFTVLKVREHTNGQEDPGWYENPPGTQATTATAAELQRDGIEVPKPS, encoded by the coding sequence ATGCGAGAGCCCACCGACCCCGCGGAGCCCCTCCAAGCCAGCGACGCCGTCGCGAGCATCGACCCCAGCGCGACCAGCGAAGCCGTGCCGGTCGTCGAAGCCGCCGCACCCCAGGGCTTCGGTGCGCTCACGAGGCGAGGCATCCTGTCGACAGCAGGAGCCGCCCTGGCAGGGGGCGCGCTGCTCCTGAGAGGCGCCCGAGCCGAAGCCCAGCCCGCCTCACCCTCAAGACCCGAAGCGCCGAAGCGAGCGAGCTACGCCGGAGCCCCGCCGGGAATGCCCCACCGCGACTATCAGCCGGTGGTGGTTCCGAACGGAACGACCCTGCCGTGGAAGCTGGTGGACGGGGTGAAGGTCTTTCACCTGGTGGCGGAGGAAGTGGAGCACGAGTTCGCGCCCGGACTGAAGGCACTCTGCTGGGGCTACAACGGGCAGGTGCACGGACCGACCATCGAGGTGGTGGAAGGCGACCGGGTGCGCTTCTACGTGACCAACCGGCTGTCCGCGCCAACGACGGTGCACTGGCACGGAATCCTGCTGCCGAGCGGAATGGACGGAGTGGGAGGGCTCAACCAGAAGCCCATCGACCCGGGCGAGACGTTCCGCTACGAGTTCACCTTCCGCCAGTCCGGCATGGGCATGTACCACTCGCACCATGACGAGATGACGCAGATCGCGATGGGCATGGTGGGGCTCATCGTCATCCACCCTCGGCATCCGACGGGTCCGAAGGTCGACAAGGACTTCGCGCTGATGCTGCACGAATGGCGCATCGACGCGGGGACACGTCGCCCGAACCCAAACGAGATGACGGACTTCAACATGCTGACCTTGAACGCCAAGGCCTTCCCGGCCACGGCGCCGCTGGTGGTGCGAAAGGGAGAGCGAGTCCGAATCCGTCTAGGAAACCTGGGCCCGATGGACCACCACCCCATCCACCTGCACGGCTACCACTTCCGAGTGACGGAGACGGACGCAGGAAGAATCCCCGAGTCCGCGCAGTGGCCCGAGACGACGGTGTTGGTGCCGGTGGGGAGCACGAGGACCGTGGAGTTCGTAGCCGACGTCCCAGGCGACTGGGCGATGCACTGCCACATGACGCACCACGTAATGAACCAGATGGGGCACGCCTTCCCGAACGTGATTGGAATGAAACCAGGAGGCCTGGACGCCAAGGTCCGCAAGCTCCTGCCGGGCTACATGACAATGGGCCAGGCCGGAATGGGAGACATGGGTGAAATGGGAATGCCCGTCCCGGAGAACTCCATTCCGATGTCAGGAGGTGAAGGCAAGCACGGCTACATCACGATGGGAGGCATGTTCACGGTCCTCAAGGTAAGGGAACACACCAACGGCCAAGAAGACCCAGGCTGGTACGAGAATCCCCCCGGAACCCAAGCCACCACCGCCACCGCCGCCGAACTCCAGCGAGACGGAATCGAAGTCCCCAAACCCAGCTGA